Proteins encoded by one window of Blautia faecicola:
- a CDS encoding phosphotransferase has protein sequence MYDRGLGVLEQYGLTAETVLRGRGALICQTEEGWKSIREYWGSPGRMEQQRKVQKHCREAGFLLVDQVLENREGQVVTTGEDGIPYVVKEWFQGNECNTRSREDILKSLEAMAQLHTVMQMEREDGMPGTNLLEECRKHNRELRKTRKFVQKKKMKNPFEELLAASITPFLEAGEMMVRELENSGYEHFREEHSQAVCHGDCNQHNIIFSREGAGFMNFEHCHYEPQTEDLCLFMRKILEKNNWDPALGRQMVEQYSRKRPLSDGEFRNLKLRLSYPWRYWKLVNYYAANQKVWISRKNIEKIEQATALWKPWQHFLRSFS, from the coding sequence TTGTACGATCGTGGTTTGGGGGTGTTGGAACAGTATGGTCTGACAGCGGAGACGGTTCTGCGGGGCAGAGGTGCGCTGATCTGTCAGACGGAGGAAGGATGGAAGAGCATCCGTGAATATTGGGGCTCCCCCGGAAGGATGGAGCAGCAGCGAAAGGTGCAGAAACACTGCCGGGAAGCCGGATTTTTACTGGTGGATCAGGTGCTGGAAAACCGGGAAGGACAGGTGGTCACGACCGGGGAAGACGGGATTCCTTATGTGGTGAAAGAATGGTTTCAGGGAAATGAATGTAACACCAGATCCCGGGAAGATATTTTAAAAAGTCTGGAAGCAATGGCCCAATTACATACGGTGATGCAGATGGAGAGGGAAGACGGGATGCCGGGAACGAACCTTCTGGAAGAGTGCCGCAAACACAACCGGGAACTTCGGAAGACCAGAAAATTCGTGCAGAAAAAGAAGATGAAAAATCCTTTTGAAGAGCTTCTGGCGGCCAGTATTACGCCTTTTCTGGAAGCAGGGGAAATGATGGTACGGGAACTCGAAAACTCCGGTTATGAGCATTTTCGGGAAGAACACAGTCAGGCAGTCTGCCACGGAGACTGTAACCAGCATAATATTATCTTTTCACGGGAAGGTGCCGGTTTTATGAACTTTGAGCACTGTCACTACGAACCGCAGACCGAAGATCTGTGCCTTTTTATGAGAAAAATCCTGGAAAAAAACAACTGGGATCCGGCGCTTGGCAGGCAGATGGTGGAACAGTACAGCCGAAAACGTCCACTTTCCGATGGGGAATTTCGAAATCTGAAACTGCGGCTTTCCTACCCGTGGCGCTACTGGAAACTGGTGAATTATTACGCGGCGAATCAGAAAGTATGGATATCCAGAAAGAACATTGAAAAAATAGAACAGGCGACAGCGCTCTGGAAACCGTGGCAGCACTTTTTGCGGAGTTTTTCCTGA
- the spoIIID gene encoding sporulation transcriptional regulator SpoIIID, protein MKDYIEERAVEIADYIIETKATVRQTAKKFGISKSTVHKDCTDRLQQINPSMARAVRSVLDINKQERHIRGGMATREKYLHFGE, encoded by the coding sequence GTGAAGGATTATATCGAGGAGCGTGCAGTAGAAATTGCGGATTATATCATAGAAACAAAAGCAACCGTGCGGCAGACGGCAAAGAAATTCGGGATCAGTAAGTCTACGGTACATAAGGACTGTACCGACCGTCTCCAGCAGATCAACCCGTCCATGGCGCGGGCGGTTCGGAGTGTGCTGGATATCAACAAGCAGGAGCGCCATATCCGGGGTGGAATGGCAACAAGAGAGAAGTATCTTCATTTTGGAGAATAA
- a CDS encoding GNAT family N-acetyltransferase, translating into MTEVYRELPEKSWFSMDEREDLIRYMTVSGFGLKAEAVAADGRKELAAVFVARTSDLGDENLGSYLELDDTQLSLVAHMEIAMVRSAYRGNGLQKKLMEAAEEQLRSAGFRWLMGTAHPDNVYSVHNFEQLGYKLVTKALKYGGLPRYIFCKKI; encoded by the coding sequence ATGACTGAAGTCTACCGGGAGCTTCCTGAAAAAAGCTGGTTCAGTATGGATGAACGGGAAGATCTGATTCGTTATATGACAGTCTCCGGGTTTGGGTTGAAAGCGGAGGCAGTTGCTGCGGATGGCAGAAAGGAACTGGCGGCGGTTTTTGTGGCACGAACTTCCGATCTCGGTGATGAAAACCTGGGGAGTTATCTGGAACTGGATGATACGCAGCTTTCCCTGGTGGCACATATGGAGATTGCCATGGTGCGCAGTGCATATCGTGGCAATGGGTTGCAAAAGAAACTAATGGAAGCCGCAGAAGAGCAGCTTCGTTCTGCCGGTTTTCGCTGGCTGATGGGAACCGCACATCCGGATAATGTGTACAGTGTACATAATTTTGAGCAGCTGGGGTATAAACTTGTTACAAAAGCCCTCAAATACGGTGGGCTTCCGCGGTATATTTTCTGTAAGAAAATCTGA
- a CDS encoding 4Fe-4S binding protein, whose protein sequence is MKKLKVKKGSTCMACLACVRACSESFYKEFDPDKSCIQIVEKKSVRPMACPQCGKCAEACPEGAITQNPKGVYMINKKKCTGCGKCAEACPFGLIVKTEGNPASKCIACGICAKACPMDVLEVVDE, encoded by the coding sequence ATGAAGAAACTGAAAGTAAAAAAAGGCAGTACCTGTATGGCATGTCTGGCATGTGTCAGAGCCTGTTCCGAGTCTTTCTATAAAGAATTCGACCCGGACAAATCCTGCATCCAGATCGTAGAGAAAAAATCTGTTCGTCCAATGGCCTGCCCACAGTGCGGCAAATGTGCGGAAGCCTGTCCGGAAGGTGCAATCACACAGAATCCAAAGGGTGTTTATATGATCAATAAGAAAAAATGTACCGGCTGTGGCAAATGTGCAGAAGCCTGTCCATTTGGTCTGATCGTAAAAACAGAGGGCAACCCGGCATCCAAATGTATTGCCTGCGGCATCTGTGCAAAAGCATGTCCGATGGATGTACTGGAAGTTGTTGATGAGTAA